In Mycolicibacterium grossiae, the sequence GAGGAAGAAGGTGGGCGTTCCCTGAACACCCAGTGCGGTGCCGTCGGCGATGTCGAGCTGGATGCGTTCCAGGGTGGCCGGGTCGTTGTAGGTGGCGTCGAAGGCGCTCATGTCGAGGTCGAGTTGCTGGGCAAAGCCGCGGAACACGTCATCGGCGGCAGTCTGCTGCTCGCCCCATTCTGTTTGTGTGTCGTACATTTTGCGGTACATGGGTTCGAGTTGGCCTTGCTGGGCGGCGGCTTCCACCGCGCGGGCGGCGCGCTCGGCGTTGAAGTGCGAGCGCAGCGGGAAGTAGCGCAGCACGAAGTTCACCCGGGTGCCGTATTCGGCGCGGAGCTGCTCGATGGCGGGATACACCGCGCGGCAGCCCTCGCACTCGAAGTCGAGGAACTCGACGAAGTAGATATCGCTGTCGGGCACCGAGTTGAGCCGGTGGCTGTTCTCTCTGACCGTCTGACCGGCTGGTGACCCGTCAAGTGCAATGTCGGAAGTTGAGCCCGCGTCGCGGACGGAGAGAAACACCACGGTCCCCACGGTGGCCACCGCGATGACGAAAAGCGTGAGGAGCACGCGGGTGTTGGCCAGGATCGAGCCGAGGCCTTTCATCTTCATATCAACGTATTTTAGTATATGAATATGGCCGAGCCGCTCGATACCTGCGATCTTCTGTGTTTGGACCTGCTCCACGCGGAGGAGATCCGCGCCGCGGTGCCCGACAGCGCCACTGTGCAGGCCGCCGCTGCAGCTGCGCGTGGGTTGGGGGATGGCACTCGGCTGTCCATTGCGGCCGCGTTGGCCACTGGCGAGGAGTTGTGTGTCTGTGACATGGCCTGGGTGGTCGGGTTGTCTCAAGGTCTGGTGTCACACCATCTGCGCCAGCTCAAGAATGCGTCCCTGGTGTCCTCGCGGCGCCAGGGGAAGTTGGTCATGTATCGGCTGACCGAGCGGGGTCGCCAGTTGACGGCTTCGGTGCTGACCGGCGTGGCCGCGGTTGCTGAAGGAAGTCCGTTGTCGACTTCCAGGCGGAACGTGAAAAGCGTTGGCCAGCAACGCAATGCAACTGGTCTCGGTGGCAGTGTTGCTGTCGGTGACCGATCTCCGACCGCAGGACAGGAGCCAGTGTGATGCCAAGGATCAGTGCGCAGGCCCGGCTGGTGTATCGACGCGAGATGGAGGCGGCCAGGAAGGCCGACGATGCGCTGGTGCGGTGGCGACATCTGGAGCGGGCTCATATCGTGTCGCAGCCAGATCCGTGGCTGCACACCTGCAACCACGCCGCGATGCTGGTGTTGGCCGTGCGTCAGCGCGATCGCCGCGAAGCACTTGGGCAGGTGCTGCGCCTCATTGTCGCCGCCCCCGGGTCGATGAGCGGTCGGTATCCCGTCGGCAACACCGGCCGCGTCACGGCAGGGTTGATGACGCCGATGCCCATTCCCGACGATCTCGCCGCAGCCGTCACCAGTAGATGAGCGCCGCCACGGCGACCGGGCAGGCAAAGCTGCTGTCTTCGTGGAGGTGTCAGGGTTCGGTGGTGAGCCGGTCGAGTAGCGGCCGTAGGTCTTCGGCCAGTAGTGCCATGAGGTATACCGCTGCGACCCTGTGGTGGCGGTCCAGGACCATCGTGGTGGGCACCACGCTGGTCGGATAGTTACGTCCCAGGGTGATGAGGCTGCGCAGTGAGGGGTCGAAGATGGAGGGATATTGCACGTTGCGGTCGGTGACGAAATCGCGTGCAGTGTCCCGGTTATCGCGGACGTCGATGCCAAGGAATTGCACGCCCCGATCGCGGTACTCGGTGTACACCGTTTCCAGTTCCGGTGTTTCGGTGCGGCAGGGCGCACACCAGGAGCCCCACACGTTGATGACGACGACCTTGCCGGTGAAATCGGACAGCTGGATCGGTTCGTCGGTGAACAGATCAGGTCCGGTGAGATCGCCGATCGTGCCCCGTGTCGAGGGTGGGTCGTAGAAGATCGCGGTTTGGCCGCCGGGTGAGACGAAGTCGAAGGTGCCGCCTTGGGCCACGGCATCTTCGCCGGTGGTGCAGCCGGTGACCGAGGCTGCGGCGACGACAACGGCTGCCACGACGGCGATACATCGACTGAGGCTCGGCACGAAAATTCCTTTCGATGACCACGTTTGTCGCCGATTGCATCGCCGGTGTTCCTGGCTGCCTAGTTTTCAAAGGCGAGGCCGCTGACCAGGATGAAGATGCCCAGTCCGATCAAGACGATCGGGAACAGGACGTGTTCCCAGCGTTCGAGGACTTCGGCGATCGGGCGGCGGGTGGCGACGAATCGGGCGGCGAGGACGAGGACCGCGACGAGGGCGAGGAAGACGATGCAGTAGGCCACCACGGCCGCAGGTCCCACGCTCAAGAAGACCGGGACGTAGACCCCGATGTTGTCTCCGCCGTTGGCGAAGGTGACTGCTGCGACGGTTAAGACACCGACGTTCTTGCCGGCCACCTTGTCGTCGTCGTCATCGTCATCGTTGCCACGCCAGGCTTCCCAGGCCGCCCACAGTCCCAGGGCCAGGGGTATGAGCCCGAAGTACGGGATTGACCTCTGGGGGAAGGAACGCTCCGGCGCCCAGTGTCACCACCACCGCCGCGCCCAGAATCCCCGCAAATCCGAGGTATTGGCCTGCGGTGATCCGGGCCGTGGTGCCGCGTTGTCCCGCGCCGCGGGCGAAGAACAGCGAGAGCACGATGATGTCGTCGATGTTGGTGACGATGAACAGGCCGATGGCGGGCAGAACAGACGACACGATCATGCGCCTGCCCCCGTGTCTGCGGTGTCGTTTACCCGCCCATAAAGTCACCACGCCGGTGTGGCCGGCGGTCACGACGGCGCGCCGACCGGCGCCGCGCGAGTGGGGCTGGCTTGCCGGATCGGCCGGCGCGCCGGCCAGCGGTGTGCTGCGTTCGGCCCGCACGCCGTTGGCGATGACCACGATTCTCGGCAGTTCGTGGACCAGCACCACGGCGGCCCAGGCCCGAGCACCCCGAACAAGGCCAGCGGCATCAACACGATGATCAGGCCCAGAGACAGGCCGACGTTTTGCAGCATGATCCGCCGCGCCCGGCGGGCATGACTGAACGCTTGGGGAAGGTGGCGCAGGTCTTCACCCATCAACGCCACGTCGGCGGTTTCGATGGCCACGTCGGTGCCCAATCGCGCCCTACGCGATCCCCACGTCGGCGGTGGCCAGCGCGGGAGCGTCGTTGACGCCATCACCGCCCATCGCGGTGGGGCGCTGAGCCCGGAGCTGTTCGATCAGCCGCGCTTTGTCTTCGGGGCGCAGCTCGGCGTGCACGTCCTCGATCCCGACATCGCGGGCCAGCGCCGCGGCGGTGGCCGTGTTGTCGCCGGTGAGCATCGCCACGTGATAGCCGTCGCGGCGCAACCGGGCGACCACCTCGGCGGCCTCAGGCCGCAGCTCGTCGCGCACGGCGATGGCGCCGATCACTTCGCCGTCGTCTTCGACGAGGACCGCGGTGGCCCCGGTCCGCTGCATGCGGGCGACGTCACCGGCGAGCGGGCCGGGGTCGAGCCAGCCGCTCGCGGACCCTGCGTGATTCAGCGGTCGAGACTCCCGGCGCCAGGCCCTCGTCAATGTCGGCCTGACGCACCCAGGAGCGCACCGACTCCAGTCCGTAGCCGAGCTGGCGGGCCACCCGCGCGACCGTGCCCTGCTCAGTCCCCAACTCCGCCCTCAGGGTCCGGACCATCCGCACCGCGGCGGCCTTCTCCTCCGGGCTATAGCGGCGAGTGGTCGGTTTCCCCGGCGACTGCTCCTTCGGCATGACTCCATCCTCGTTTCCAAGGTCAGGAGCCTCCGGATTTCCCAGAGCGTGTCAAATCTGGATCTGGCGTCAGCCGCGAGACACCCCACGGCGGCAACGCCGAATCAAATGAGCAGAGCGGTAGTAAGGGGAACCCAGCTACTACGCCGAGCACAGAAGGTTCCGGCGCACCGAGTCCCCCCGATCCCAGTTCACTCGAAAACGCTTACGCGGCAACTGGAACACCGACGCCAATGCCAGCGCCGATGACACCCGCTAGCGGTGGGTTGTCGGCTACGGGCAGTAGCGGCGGCGGGTTGAAGATGCCGGGTGCGGGTGGTTTGTCGGGGGCTGGTTCTGTCTCCCCGGAGAGCGGTGCTGGGGGGTTGAATCCGGCTGCGGCGGCGGGGTTGTCGCCTGGGTCGGGAGGTGCTGGTCTGCCTGCGGCCGCGGCGGGTGGGGGTGCGTCGACTCCTTCTTCTGACTTTTCGCGGGGATTCAACGCGGGTCTGGCGGGTGGTGGTTCGGTGTTGCCGCCGCCTGTGACCCCGCCGCCGGCGCAACCGGCGAGTTCGACGGTTGGTGCGTATGGGTCTCCGAGTGCTGGGGGTGCGCCATCGGTGCCGGCTGGCGGCGGTCCGGTGGCGCAGAGCGCACCTGCTGCTGCGGGCGGATCAGCGGCACCAGCTGGGCCGGTGGGGACACCGATGGTGTCGCCGACACCTGCGCCCGGGGGCCCGTTACCACCCTTCAATTCCGACATTGCCCCGCGCCAGGTGTCTGCGGCGTCTGCGTCGTCGGCCCCACCTGGTGCACCAGCAGCCCCGGCGTCGCCGGCTGCGGGTGGGCCGGGAACACCGCTGCCTCCTGGAGTGGTGGCGTCGGGAGGTGCCGCGGCTGCTGCGGGTGCGGTGGCGGGAGTGAGATCGGCCGCGCCTGATCCGTTGCTGGCCAACGCGTGCGCGTTGGTGGAGGAGCTGATGAAGGCTTCTCGCCATTACGGCACCATCGACTGGTGTGTGGGGGTGTTCAAGACACCTGCGAGAACCCGGACCGTGGTGACGTCCGGCGAAGGCGCGGGGTTCATCCCGGCGGGGGTGCATCTGCCTAAAGGGGTGGAGTCGTTGTTCTCAGATTCTGGTTTGGACAACGCTTTTCGGCGTCGCTGGTTCGGCTGGATCAATCCGGCGCAGACCATGGTGGCTTACGGGAACTCGGTGACCGCGCTGGACCCGAATATTGAGCTGTGGGCGGTGGCGGTCTCGACGGGCTTCGGCGGATCAGCACAGCCGGCCCGGGCCGCTGGGGTGCCGCACTATGCCGACTGCTCCATGCACACCACCGATACGCCCCTGGGTGGGGGCGTGGTGCAGCCGCCGTTGGATGAGACCCGGTTACACCGCTTACAGGCCCTCAATCCGGCCGCCTACGCGCAGTTGAACACCGCAACCCCGGTCGACGTGCGCGAATCACTGGCCATCACCAGACAGACTGCGCACGTCACGTTCACCCAGGCCGGTGAACTCCTGACGCTGCCGATACCGCCGCTGCTGCGCGAGATCGCCACCCACCTCGACCGCGGCACCGCCATCACCGAATCGCAGTGGGACGAACTCGCTAGTGCCGTGCTACCGATGGCGATCACCGACAGCTCGGGTCAGCGGCCCGGCCGGATCGGCACCGACACTGAGGCGTCGTCGTACGCGCGAGTGCAGCACAATGTGGCCCGGCTCGCGGAGATGCTGCTGTTGTGGCGCCGCGGCGCCCCAGATCACCGGGAGGTGGTCTATCTGGCCCACCATGTCGCCGCTGAACGCCAACTTTGGGTTGGCCACGAGGATGGCGGTGTTCGATGAATGCAGACGTGTCAGTCAACGAGTGGAATCCGTTAGAGGTAGCCGCTGAGGCGACAATTGCTGCCGCCACGGCCGCGTTGGTGTGGGAAGGCCAAGACAGCTACGGGGTACTGGAACGGGTAGCCGGAGCCACAGCGAAAGGCATCGCAACAGCTCGGATTGCCGCCGAAATTATGGCTGACGTCACCACCTCAGTTCAGTTCACTGCGGCCGACGAAGATGCGCGCGGCGGCGCTGTAGCGGGGCTTCCGGGGTGGCTGGCGCCGCGGTGGGCGGCGTCCGTGCGTGGCGCACTGGACGAACTCGAAGCCGCCGGGCGGCCCGGCTACGCCATGGTCAAGGCGATCACCTGGCCTGCCTTGCGCAGCGTCGCGGTGTGGACCCAAGACGGGCCGCTGCAGACATGGCAGACGGCTCTGATTGTGAGCGAGGCGCGGACTGCTCTGGCTCACCGCGTAGGCGTCTGGGCATAGGGCTGAATCAGAGTTCGAGGCCGTCGACGTCGCGGCCACGACCTCGGCCGCGTGACTGTTCGGCGCTGTGTTCCAGTCCGGCGCGGAAACGTTCGTAGGCCTGGTGGAGGCTCTGTTGAGCGTGGGCATGCTCGCGCCAGGCGGACCGCCAGGTGCCGCGGCGTTGCTCATGGCGGTCGAGGACCTGGCCGATGATGTCGGGGAGGTGTTCGCGGGCGGTGTGTTCGGCTTCGACGTGCATGGTGCGGGGGCGGTCGTCGTTGGCCAGGATCATCTGATGACGGCGCTCATCGAAAATCCCCGGCTGTGCTCGCCGAAATTCCTCACCTGTGAGCAGCGGTCAGTGTAGTTGTTGGCGGGTGCCGGTGGTGGTCCGGCGTAGGGTTTCAGCGGCAGCGTGATGGTCGCGTAGCCGGTAGGACTCGCCGTCGAGGTTGATGACGACCGAGCGGTGCAGCAGGCGGTCGAGCATGGCGGCGGCCACGGTGGTGTCGCCGAGGATCTCACCCCAGGCTCCCACCCCGCGGTTGGTGGTGATGACGATGCTGGTCTTCAAATACCGTTGGGAGACAACCTGAAACAACGCCGAGGCGGCTTCGGCGGGCAACGGCAAGTACCCCAGCTCATCGATCACCAGCAGCGTCGGACCGGCGAAGAACCGCATCGTGGTGGCCCAGCGCCCCTCGATCGCTGCGCGATGACACCGGGCGGCCAGGTCGGCGGCGGTGGTGAAGTAGGTCCGGTAGCCGGCGTGTGCTGCAGCGCGGGCCAATCCGACGGACAGATGCGTCTTGCCGGTGCCCGGTGGCCCGATGAGCAGGATGTTGGTCGCCGATTCCAGGTAGCGGCAGGTGCCCAGTTCGTCGATGAGCTTGCGGTCGATCCCGGCAGCGGAGTCGACGTCGAAGTCGGCCAGGGTGGCCGGTGTGGGCAGGCAGGCGAACCGCAACCGGCCGGCCAGTCGGCGGGCGGTGGAGGCCTCGACTTCCACGGCCAGCAGCCGCTCCAATGCGACGGTCAGGGACAGGCCTTCGGCGGTGGCCTGGTCGAGCACCGCGGGCAGCGCTTCGGCGGCCGCGGTGAGTTTGAGTTCGGCCAGGTGTGAGCGCAGCTGCTGATAGCGGCTCGCCGCCGCCGACGGCGACTCCTGGGTGGCGGTTGTGGTGGTGGTCGTGGCGTTGGGCGGCGTGGCGGTCATTGGAT encodes:
- a CDS encoding TlpA family protein disulfide reductase is translated as MPSLSRCIAVVAAVVVAAASVTGCTTGEDAVAQGGTFDFVSPGGQTAIFYDPPSTRGTIGDLTGPDLFTDEPIQLSDFTGKVVVINVWGSWCAPCRTETPELETVYTEYRDRGVQFLGIDVRDNRDTARDFVTDRNVQYPSIFDPSLRSLITLGRNYPTSVVPTTMVLDRHHRVAAVYLMALLAEDLRPLLDRLTTEP
- a CDS encoding DUF3703 domain-containing protein, producing MPRISAQARLVYRREMEAARKADDALVRWRHLERAHIVSQPDPWLHTCNHAAMLVLAVRQRDRREALGQVLRLIVAAPGSMSGRYPVGNTGRVTAGLMTPMPIPDDLAAAVTSR
- the istB gene encoding IS21-like element helper ATPase IstB, with amino-acid sequence MTATPPNATTTTTTATQESPSAAASRYQQLRSHLAELKLTAAAEALPAVLDQATAEGLSLTVALERLLAVEVEASTARRLAGRLRFACLPTPATLADFDVDSAAGIDRKLIDELGTCRYLESATNILLIGPPGTGKTHLSVGLARAAAHAGYRTYFTTAADLAARCHRAAIEGRWATTMRFFAGPTLLVIDELGYLPLPAEAASALFQVVSQRYLKTSIVITTNRGVGAWGEILGDTTVAAAMLDRLLHRSVVINLDGESYRLRDHHAAAETLRRTTTGTRQQLH
- a CDS encoding DsbA family protein; the encoded protein is MKMKGLGSILANTRVLLTLFVIAVATVGTVVFLSVRDAGSTSDIALDGSPAGQTVRENSHRLNSVPDSDIYFVEFLDFECEGCRAVYPAIEQLRAEYGTRVNFVLRYFPLRSHFNAERAARAVEAAAQQGQLEPMYRKMYDTQTEWGEQQTAADDVFRGFAQQLDLDMSAFDATYNDPATLERIQLDIADGTALGVQGTPTFFLNGERIQPRSYEDLTTALDQALARG